A stretch of the uncultured Cohaesibacter sp. genome encodes the following:
- a CDS encoding extracellular solute-binding protein — MPKDTDPNQPVRASLTRRALLKSSSAALMSGLLGGVALTMRPLVGFANVERHGLSVFGELKYPPDFGHFGYVNADAPKGGRFSFAAPSWLYNQNPRTFNTLNGFVLKGDAPPRIELLFDTLMVRAYDEPDAVYCHLAQSVALSTDGNRLTFRLRSEARFHDGSKVTPADVAFSYLAVKDKGHPNLKLALRALETVDISDDGVTLVFDGTQSRQDPIEAASIVPIFSKADFDGKAFDASSLTPPVGSGPYKVGRVNPGSVIEYHRDPDYWGKDLPTAVGHHNFDIIRLSFSRDSTTTFESFKKGDLNFWMEFSSKRWATQYDFPAVNDGRVKQLELPDDQPSAAQGWFFNTRRGKFADPRTREAIAITFDFEWSNEKLFFGLYQRTQSFFERTAMKASGKAQGKVLALLEPYRDQLDPAVFDEPYSPPVSDGSGRDRKLLGRSIKLLKEAGWTQSEDGWVNQAGEKLEIELLGNSPLFERIINPWAERLSLIGVPLRFRLVDPAQFQRRIDDFDFDLVGRRYSLSATLGPTTRSIWGSAAADTNGSYNLSGLKLAAMDAMIDAALAAENREDMEAAGQAIDRIWRAGHYWIPNWNKPIHTIGLWDGIEASDTAGLYEFNPESWWWMKA, encoded by the coding sequence ATGCCAAAAGACACAGACCCAAACCAGCCAGTGAGGGCCTCGCTTACACGGCGCGCCTTGCTCAAAAGCAGTTCTGCGGCCCTGATGAGCGGGCTATTGGGCGGCGTGGCTCTGACCATGCGGCCTTTGGTGGGGTTTGCCAATGTCGAACGGCACGGCCTGTCGGTCTTCGGTGAGCTGAAATATCCGCCGGATTTTGGCCATTTTGGCTATGTCAATGCGGATGCCCCAAAGGGCGGGCGTTTCTCCTTCGCGGCGCCTAGCTGGCTCTATAATCAAAATCCACGGACCTTCAACACGCTCAATGGCTTTGTGCTAAAGGGAGATGCTCCTCCGCGTATCGAATTGCTGTTCGATACGCTGATGGTGCGGGCGTATGATGAGCCGGATGCAGTCTATTGCCATCTGGCCCAATCCGTTGCGCTTTCAACGGACGGAAACCGGCTCACCTTCCGGCTTCGATCCGAAGCGCGGTTCCATGATGGCTCCAAGGTGACGCCTGCCGACGTAGCCTTTAGCTATCTGGCAGTGAAGGACAAAGGGCATCCGAACCTGAAGCTCGCCTTGCGCGCGCTTGAAACCGTCGATATTTCGGACGATGGGGTGACTTTGGTTTTTGATGGCACCCAATCGCGGCAAGATCCGATCGAGGCTGCCTCGATCGTGCCGATTTTCTCAAAGGCGGATTTTGACGGCAAGGCCTTCGATGCCTCATCACTCACCCCGCCTGTTGGCTCCGGTCCCTACAAGGTCGGCCGGGTCAATCCGGGCAGCGTGATCGAATACCACCGTGATCCCGACTATTGGGGCAAGGATCTGCCAACCGCTGTCGGGCACCATAATTTCGATATCATCCGCCTCAGTTTCAGCCGCGATTCCACCACCACCTTTGAGAGTTTCAAAAAGGGCGACCTGAATTTCTGGATGGAATTTTCCTCCAAGCGCTGGGCAACACAATATGACTTTCCGGCAGTCAATGACGGGCGGGTGAAACAGCTCGAACTGCCCGATGATCAGCCGTCCGCTGCGCAAGGCTGGTTCTTCAACACCCGGCGGGGGAAATTTGCCGATCCGCGGACGCGGGAAGCCATTGCCATCACTTTTGATTTCGAATGGTCGAATGAAAAGCTGTTTTTCGGCCTTTATCAACGCACCCAATCCTTCTTTGAACGCACCGCGATGAAAGCCAGTGGTAAGGCGCAAGGCAAGGTGCTGGCCTTACTGGAGCCCTATCGGGACCAGTTGGACCCGGCAGTCTTTGATGAGCCCTATTCGCCACCGGTCTCGGATGGGTCTGGGCGGGATCGCAAGCTTTTGGGCCGATCAATCAAGCTCCTCAAAGAGGCTGGCTGGACCCAGAGCGAGGATGGCTGGGTCAATCAGGCTGGTGAAAAGCTCGAAATCGAGTTGCTTGGCAACAGTCCTCTATTTGAACGGATTATCAATCCATGGGCTGAGCGGCTGTCGCTTATTGGCGTCCCGCTTCGTTTCCGGCTTGTGGATCCAGCACAGTTTCAGCGGCGGATTGATGACTTCGATTTCGATTTGGTCGGGCGGCGCTATTCTCTGTCGGCAACCCTTGGCCCGACGACGCGCTCCATTTGGGGGAGCGCAGCAGCGGATACCAATGGCAGCTATAATCTCTCGGGCCTGAAGCTTGCCGCGATGGATGCCATGATCGATGCGGCGCTGGCGGCCGAGAACCGCGAGGATATGGAAGCGGCAGGTCAGGCTATCGATCGGATCTGGCGTGCCGGTCATTATTGGATTCCGAACTGGAACAAGCCAATACACACGATTGGCCTGTGGGATGGCATAGAGGCGTCGGACACGGCCGGGCTTTATGAATTTAACCCCGAAAGCTGGTGGTGGATGAAGGCCTGA